CGCGGCGGCACCGAGGGCGCCGGCGCTGCCGCACAGGTTGTGCATGCGCCGCGCGGCGGATTCGCGTCGTCCGGCCGCGAGATCCTCGCGCGTTTGGACTATGACATCCCCGAATTGCTCGGCGAAGATACCGAGCAAGCGGCGGTGGAACGCAGGATCGATGCCCTCGAGCACCGGAGGGCCCCCGCCCCTCGGATCCAGATACCAGCGGGCCACTTCGTGGAGTTGCGCTTGTTCCAGCGGCTTGAGCAGGTGCTCGTTCAGACCGGCTTTGCGGCTTTTCTCCACATCCTCGGGAAAAGCGCTGGCGCTCAGCGCGATCATCGGCACGTGCGCGTCGAGGGCACGGATCTGGCGGGCGGCTTCGCGTCCGTCCATCAAGGGCATTTGCACGTCCATGAAAACCAGATCGCACGGGTGACGGCGGAACTTATCCACCGCCTCGCGTCCGTCGGATGCCGTGACGACCTCCGCCCCGGTGGCCGCGACCAAGGTTGCAAGGATCTCGCGGTTGACGTCGCTGTCGTCGACGACGAGCACGCGGCGACCGGACAAGTCGGGGGACACCGCCTTAGCATTCCGTTCCGGCGCAGGCGGGGCGGGCGCGGCACACGGCGGGGCGGAAATTTCGAAGTAAAAAGAGCTGCCGCGTCCCGGTGTGCTCTCGACGTCGAGGCGTCCGCCCATCAACGCCACCAGTTCCTTGCTGATGGCCAAACCCAAACCGGTGCCGCCGTGGCGGCGGGTCGTGCTGCTGTCACCTTGGGCGAAGGGCTCGAAGATTTCGCGTTGCGCGGCCTCACCCAAACCGGGACCGGTGTCGCGCACTTCGCAGCGCAGGCGCGCCTCACCGGCCGGTTGCACGGCCAGCGTGACCGATCCCGCCGAAGTGAACTTGATCGCATTGTGCAGGAGATTGAGCAGGACTTGCTGGAGCCGGAGTTTGTCGCCGCGGCGCCATTCGTGCGGAGCGACGCCGATTTCGACCGTGAGCGGCAAACCTTTTTCGCGGGCCGCGGGTTCCATCAGGGCGGCGGCATCCGCCACGACGGCCGCGGGCTGGAACGCGGTTTGCTCGAGGGTCATCTTGCCGGCCTCGATTTTGGAGAAGTCGAGGATTTGGTTGAGGATGCCGAGCAGCGAGCGGGCCGAAGATTCGATCTTGCCGAGATAGCCCGCGAGCCGTCCGCCTTCGTCGTGCTGCTGCGCCAGTTCGGTCATGCCGATCACGCCGGCCAACGGGGTGCGGATTTCGTGGCTCATGTTGGCGAGGAAGGTGCTCTTGGCCCGCGCCGCTTCCTGCGCCCGCTGTGAGGCTTCGCCCAGTTCCCGCTCGCGCATCTGAATGGCCTGAGCCATGGAACGGAAACGCGCGTCGATCTCGGTGAACTCGCGGAAGCGCGCGGGCTCCGGCGGTTCCTCCGCCTCCCGCTGCCCCGCTTCGATGTCGCGCATCTTGGCCGTGAGTCGCGAGAGCGGACCCAGCAGCGATTGCTGCAAACGACGGTTCTTGAACCACAGGAAAAGCCCCAAGGCGACGGTCGCCGCCGCCCAAAATAGCGCGAGAGCGCGGCGTTGGATATCGAGCAGACCGGTCGGGATAAACGTGACGAGGTGTCCGCCGAGCAGACTTGGCTCGGAAACGACCGGAAACCACTTTTTGCCTCCGGCCTCGAAAGTGCGTCGCACCGACGGCTCTCCCTCCCAAGAACGCGGGTCGAAGGTGTAAATTTCCAGCTCGGGATCGCTGCTGGCTATGACATAGCCTTCGCGGGTCACGAGCAGCACGGGCGTTCCGGAAAGCTGGGAGTAGTCGACGAGAAACTTCCGCAGGAATTCCAAATCGAGGCGGCCGACAAAAAGACGGTTGCCGCGGCGCACCGCCAGATAGACGCTCGCATCACCGTCCTCGTAACCGCGCAGGATCGACGAGAAGCCCGTGTCCGCCCCCGCCGCACCGAGGTAACCGGCGACTTGTCCGCGGGAAAAAGTAAAACCGGGGAAGACACGGTTGTCGGGGGCCGACTTGTAGATTTCGACCACGCGCAATTTGTCATCGAGCAAGTAGACATCGGAGAACGCGGTGAAATATTCCAGCACCGCCCCCGAGCGGTCGCCCTGCGGAAGATCGGCGAATCTTTCGAAGGCGCGCTGGATTTCGCCCAAGCGGTTCCCGAGAAACAACTCGATCTTGTCGGCATCCGAGACCCGCAGCTCGAGATACTTGCGGGCCAGGTCGCCGAGCGTGAGCCACACAATGGCCAGCAGCAGGGCCGACATGGCCAGAAAGGCGGCGGCATCAAGAGCAAGGCTGTAGCGGGAGAAGCTCGAAGGGATCGTCCGCTTCATTGGAGTTCACGACCCACGTCGTTGAGAAAGTGGAATTCCTTGGTCGTATCACCGTAAGCATCGAACGACACCGGCCCGAAGCTCGTCTCGTGCACCGGGGTGGAGAGTAAGTAGTCACGCACACTCGCGGGCGTGCGGTGACCCTGGGCGAAAGCACGGTCGAGCAATTCGAGGGCCTGCCGCACCATGATGGCCATGGCTTGCGGCTTGTAACCGAAACGCGCCTCGAAACGGCGGAAGTAGTTGTCGAGCGCCGGACTTTCGGCCCGCGCCGGAAAATGACTGGCCAGCGTGATGTTGCCGATGGCCGCGCCGGCCACCTCGAGAATCATGGGCGAACGCGCCCACGGGGTGAGCAAGATCGGGGCTTCGGGATGCAGCGAGTGGAAAAGCTGCGTGATATTGCCGATAGAGGTGTGGAAGTCGCCGGCCAGCACATAGAGCGCGTCGAAGGGCCCGGACATCAGCGGGCGCTCCTCGTCGGGACGGAAAGCCGCAATGTCCGTCTTGTGGTGCGTCACGTTCCACCGGCCGGATCGGGCCATCTCGGCGGCAAAGACGTCATAGGCCGGATCCGTGTAGGCCACGTTGTTGCTGTCTTGCACCACCAACAAACGTCCGCCGGGCATTTTGTTCAAATAGGCGGCCAGCGCCCGTTGCTCGGCCGGCGCATCCGGAATGATGCGCAGCACATAATCATCCTGACCGCTGGTCACGGGGGAAATCGACGAGGTGTTGATGACCAGCGCCCGCCCGTCGCGGAACTTCGGCGCATTGCCGACAAAAACCGAGGACGGTTGGGTCGTGACGAAAAATTCCACCCCCTCGGCCATTGCGTTCTCGAAGACGGTCTGTCCGTCACCCGGCTTGATCCCGTAGTAGAGAATGCGCGGCCGGATGAGCGTGCCCGGGTTTTCCTCGAAAAAAAGATCCGAGGTGTTCAGCTCGCTCGGGTCGAAAACGATGTCCGGCACCAGCGGCGCATCGATCCCCACCACGATGACGTCATCACGTTGCGACCACCACCAGAGCGCGGCAACCGCCAACGCAACCGCCAGCGGGAGGAGAAATTTCAGGCGCAACATCGGGCCAGTATAGCAATTCTGGACCGCGTGAACACAAACCGGTGTCGGATGTGGCAGTGCGGGGCCTACGGCTCGGAGAGGCCTACATCCCTCCAGCGCACCGCGTTGTCCGGTTCAAGAGACTGGCCCGGCGGCACGCTCGACGAAATGCTGCTCAACACCAGCAAGCCCGAAGGCTCGGGCATCGGCCTCTACATCGTGAAGACCGCCGTGGAAAACCACCGCGGAACCATCACCATCGGCCGCTCGCCCCTCGGCGGCGCCGAATTCCGCATCACCCTGCCGATAACATTTGCGACCTGACCCGCGGCTACGCAAAAATCCCGCAGCACTGGAGGCCGGCGGTGGAATCCGGTTTGCGGACGCCAGACAGCGGGAGTAACCTTCTCAATATGAAATTCATTACTTCGATCACACGCGACGAAGACGGAATGTGGATCGTGGAGTGTCCCGCGATTCCGGGTTGCGTCAGCCAAGGAAAGACCCGGGCCGAAGCTCTCGAAAACGCGCGCGAAGCCATCGCAGCTTGCCTGGAGGTCCGCGCGGAGCGCGGCATGCCGCTGACGGTGGAGACCGAGGAGTTGGAAGTGGTCGCCTGATGCCCTCGCTGCCGAGCGCCAGCGGTCGCGAAGTCGTCAAGGCGTTCGGCAAGGGCGGGTGGGAGTTTGCCCGGCAGAAGGGAAGTCACATGAATATGGTGAAGCCCGGGCAAATCGCCTCGGCCGCCGGCGAAAAACTCAGCGCGCTCATGACCCTCGACCATCTCCGCGAGCGCGCCGCACGTGCCAATCGGCAAGACTTCATCGACTTTCTGGAAGCTTTGCCGGACGTGCCGCCCATGCCGGGCGACGACATCTGATACCAAGTCCCGAAGCTTTCATACTTTTGACATGCTCGGTAGGGACGGCTGGCCCAGCCGTCCGCACCTCTCTCACAGAAGTGCAGCGGTCCGCTGGGCCAGCGGACCCTACCCCGAGAGAATGCTGTTATGTCAACATGCACGGGGACTTTGGTATAAAAGCAACTCAGGGCGCGTCACGAATCCCGCAGCAAAAACAAAACACCCGCACGTCTCCATGCGGGTGTCGCGAAGTGAGCGGCGCTTTGTCGTTCAGGAAGCCTTCGCGCGCTTGCGCCGGTCAGCTTGGCGATGGGGGGAGCAAGCCACAGCGGCTTGAATTGCTGTGGATCACGGGGTAATTCTATTAATATGAGCACGGTTGTCGAAATAGAATCAGCCATCACTAGTCTTCCGAAAAAGGAATTCTGGGAGTTGGCTAGCTGGTTTGATGACATCAAGAACCGCGCCTGGGATGAGCAGATGGCAGCGGATGCCGAGTCCGGAAAACTTGATTTCCTTTTTGATGAAGCCGCAGCGGAGCGCGCGGCAGGCAAACTGAAAGACTGGCCCGCCGGATCATGAAGTCCCGCGCCACGGCGCGTTTCTGGAAGCTTTACGAAGCTCTTCCTTTGGAAGTCCAAGCACTGTCCACCAAAACCTACCGCTTGTGGCGTGATAATCCGCAGCACCCGTCTCTGCACTTCAAGCAACTCTCCGGACGCGGCGGCCGTTTCTCGGTCCGCATCGGCATTCACTACCGCGCTGTCGGATGGAAACCGGAGCCTTCCGCGATCGAGTGGGTGTGGATCGGTTCCCACGCCGAATACGACAAGTTGTTAAGCTGAGGACGACATCGCGCTCGGAGAGCGCGATCCAACTGACAGCGCAAAAAAATCGAGCGGTAGGGCGCGCTCTTCCTGTGGAACTGCGATTTCCCGCTCGCCGCAACCGCGCAATTACAAATCGAGGGCGTAACTAAGCGCGTTTTTGCGGCCAACCCCAGATCGGCAAGCCAAACCTCGCCGGGTTCAATCCGCATCGATCATGTCCAAGACTTCCTGCTCCAAATGGCGGGGGCCCAGGAAGGAGTCGATCAACCTCCTTCCGAACTTGGTCGATGTCCCTCGGAACTCGATCGACCGAGCTTTTTAGGAGATCGACCGAGTTATTTTCTCGATCGATCAAGCTCGGAACGAGATCGATGAAGCTTTTTGCTCGGTCGATGAAGATATTTTGGAGATCGACGTCCTTCCGAAGGAGATCGACAAAGAAATTTTCTCGGCGCACTTCCTTCGGAACGAGATCGACGGAGATATTTTCTCGGTCGATTGAGTTATTTTGGAGATCGATCTCGCTCTGAAGGAGATCGATGAAGAAATTTTCCCGGCCGGCGGAGATATTTTCTTCGTGCGAGGAGAAATTTTCTCGGTCGTCCGAGTTTTTTTCTCCGTCGATGAAGCTCGGAAGGACGTTTTTGCTTGCGCAAGCGTCGCTCGGGGACGATGGGTATCGCAAAGCCAGCCCACGGCAAAAAAGTTGGGGCACCCGGCTGCAACCGGATGCCCCGCCCGATCAGAACAGGATCGGAGACTGTGTAGGCTCAAGCGT
This DNA window, taken from Chthoniobacterales bacterium, encodes the following:
- a CDS encoding type II toxin-antitoxin system HicB family antitoxin, which gives rise to MKFITSITRDEDGMWIVECPAIPGCVSQGKTRAEALENAREAIAACLEVRAERGMPLTVETEELEVVA
- a CDS encoding response regulator; this translates as MKRTIPSSFSRYSLALDAAAFLAMSALLLAIVWLTLGDLARKYLELRVSDADKIELFLGNRLGEIQRAFERFADLPQGDRSGAVLEYFTAFSDVYLLDDKLRVVEIYKSAPDNRVFPGFTFSRGQVAGYLGAAGADTGFSSILRGYEDGDASVYLAVRRGNRLFVGRLDLEFLRKFLVDYSQLSGTPVLLVTREGYVIASSDPELEIYTFDPRSWEGEPSVRRTFEAGGKKWFPVVSEPSLLGGHLVTFIPTGLLDIQRRALALFWAAATVALGLFLWFKNRRLQQSLLGPLSRLTAKMRDIEAGQREAEEPPEPARFREFTEIDARFRSMAQAIQMRERELGEASQRAQEAARAKSTFLANMSHEIRTPLAGVIGMTELAQQHDEGGRLAGYLGKIESSARSLLGILNQILDFSKIEAGKMTLEQTAFQPAAVVADAAALMEPAAREKGLPLTVEIGVAPHEWRRGDKLRLQQVLLNLLHNAIKFTSAGSVTLAVQPAGEARLRCEVRDTGPGLGEAAQREIFEPFAQGDSSTTRRHGGTGLGLAISKELVALMGGRLDVESTPGRGSSFYFEISAPPCAAPAPPAPERNAKAVSPDLSGRRVLVVDDSDVNREILATLVAATGAEVVTASDGREAVDKFRRHPCDLVFMDVQMPLMDGREAARQIRALDAHVPMIALSASAFPEDVEKSRKAGLNEHLLKPLEQAQLHEVARWYLDPRGGGPPVLEGIDPAFHRRLLGIFAEQFGDVIVQTREDLAAGRRESAARRMHNLCGSAGALGAAALSASAGELQELAKQGAIPPERLADVETQLSAFLAVCR
- a CDS encoding toxin-antitoxin system HicB family antitoxin; translation: MNMVKPGQIASAAGEKLSALMTLDHLRERAARANRQDFIDFLEALPDVPPMPGDDI
- a CDS encoding ATP-binding protein, which codes for MWQCGAYGSERPTSLQRTALSGSRDWPGGTLDEMLLNTSKPEGSGIGLYIVKTAVENHRGTITIGRSPLGGAEFRITLPITFAT
- a CDS encoding ABC transporter substrate-binding protein is translated as MLRLKFLLPLAVALAVAALWWWSQRDDVIVVGIDAPLVPDIVFDPSELNTSDLFFEENPGTLIRPRILYYGIKPGDGQTVFENAMAEGVEFFVTTQPSSVFVGNAPKFRDGRALVINTSSISPVTSGQDDYVLRIIPDAPAEQRALAAYLNKMPGGRLLVVQDSNNVAYTDPAYDVFAAEMARSGRWNVTHHKTDIAAFRPDEERPLMSGPFDALYVLAGDFHTSIGNITQLFHSLHPEAPILLTPWARSPMILEVAGAAIGNITLASHFPARAESPALDNYFRRFEARFGYKPQAMAIMVRQALELLDRAFAQGHRTPASVRDYLLSTPVHETSFGPVSFDAYGDTTKEFHFLNDVGRELQ